The Nycticebus coucang isolate mNycCou1 chromosome 10, mNycCou1.pri, whole genome shotgun sequence sequence CTCATCCCCACTGGCCCCAGCCAACCCACAGTgatgaggagaggaaggggggaaAGTTTGTTTAAGGTACTTTTAAAGGATCCCATAGGAAGGCAAATGGGGTAACATTTGAGGGGAAGCTGGTGTCTGGGGAAGTGTAGACTATTTAGAATTGCTGGAATGTGGGGAGGACATTGGGCATCTTATGAAGGGAGTGAGGCTGTGTGCTGAGAAGTCTTTGAAGGGGGTTGTAAGTGTGGAGAGGAAAGACTGGGGCCTGTAGTTCTTCCCAGGCCCTATCAGTGATGCATTTAGGGAATGTATTTAGCATCAGGCCAGTAGGTGGATCTGTCTGTGAGAATATTTGAGGAGGGTTCTGTTTTTTCCCAACTGTACTGGAGCGGCAGGGACCCCAACATTTTGCTTCCCAGTGCTGCATTCTGGGGAAGAGCAGGAGGAAACAACAATGTAGGGAATGGACACTTTGGCTctgcctcttccctttcctccacaccaTTGGCTAGTGTGCCCCCAGTTCTGGGAGGGTAAAAAATTGACGTTGTGGAAGCTTCTAGAAAGCCTTTCTCTTGGGTAAGAGCCTTAGGATCCTGTGGAGTCTAATAGGAGGGAAAAGCCACATCAAGCCAAACCCTGAAAATGCCCTGAGACCTGAAAAAATCAGGTTATTTGCTTCAAATTCATACTACTATTCTGGTGAGGAAACACCTGTCCTCCACCCACAGCCATGCTGCCAAAATCAGTGGCAGTGATTATTCAGACATTCCCCAGTCTTTGGGAGGAGCACCAGATTAAATCCGTTGGCCGTCAGCATGCGCCTAACCAAGACAAATGTCATTCAGGCTTGGCTTTGTCCTGGGCTGTGTAGAGGGGCAGATAAAACAATCTGTCCTAGGGACCCAATGGCCAAAGGGGTTGTATCCTTGGGTACACCACTGTGGCAGAATGTCTAAGGATCCCTGGTTATAGGAGTTAGCGGTATTAATCCAGCCGACAGGCTCCAGGAATATGATTGGATCATATTCTATGGGACTTGCTCAGACTGAGTCCTAGAGATTTTCGGCAAAGGCACTGGGAGTAGGGTGAGTGGAAGGGTAACTGGCTCCGGACCAGGAATTGGAAGTGCCCCCTGGCACAGAGACTCACATAGGGGCCTCCAAGCTCGGTCCCAGAGCTCTGCTAGGCAGGGGAAATCGGGATCCTGCCTCCCGGCCTGTGCACCTGTGTCTATCACCTGAGTTAAGCCCAGGCATTATTTGGCTCTGATTCATCTCGCAGAGAGGCTGAACCCTAATGTCCGCGCTGGGCCAGGCCAAATGGGGAGCTTTGGTGTCCCGTGATTCTTCTCCCCATGACCCCAGCTCTCCAGGAGCGCAGCAGACCATGGACTCCAAGTTGGAGGCGCATGGTTGTGGAAGGGAGGGAAGGCGCTAGCAAGGGCTTCACGACGGGGTCATATTCTATTGGTCTTGCCCAGACTGATGCCAGCTGGAATCCTTACCCCCAGCCTCCCCTACCTGGAACTTTGGTGGTGCGAACAGGCTTAAAAGACCTTCCCATTCCTGCGAGGCGGAAAAGGAAGCTCAGCCCCACGCAGATTCCTCGTCTCCCTGCAAGAGTCCCAAACTTCCAGAATCTTTCCTCCACTATTGagttgaaaaccaggaaaagaggtCCCCTGTCCATCCTAAAAGATTAGGATCACAGTCTGGTAAGGATCAGAACCTGAGAAGCATAAAGAATATTCTGATGGGAGGAGGCAAGTAGGAGTCGTCTGGCATCTTCAGGTTCTTTTTGCGGGGATTTCACCCGATTTCTTTTTCATCGTTGCGCCCGGTCCTGGTGCAACATACCTAGGGCCGAAATGCAAAATGTAAGACCTACAAAAAGAGCGAGGTTGGAGATCAAAACCACAAACCGCAGTGGATTAGAGATGGAAGGCGGGTCTCGGGGTGGGCGAGGCAGCAAGAGCTGAGAATCAATGCATAGACAGAGTATTCCCCGCTCCCCCATTCTCGGGAGGAGGGGCGCCCCAATTGCGCTCGGGTGCTCGGCCAGGGCAAAGAGAAAGGCGGGGAAAAGAGGCGGTGACGTCAAACTCAATAGAACCAATCAGAGGATGGCCTGGGGAGCGAGTGTGAAAGGATGAATGAAAAGTCCGGAGCCGGAGCACGCCAGGGCCAGAGCCGCGGCGGAGGCCGGGGAGGGAGCTGGGAGGTGAGACCTGCTCCGCCCTGATGGCCTAGGCCCGGCGGAGGCTAGGTTCTGGGCGGCCTCTTCTGCCCCGACGCGCTCTGAGCCCTGGCTTCTGAGACTCTGGTCCGCATTGCTCCGTGGGCGGGAACCAGCGGGAAGGATCGCGCGGAGAGCACATTTGGGCACCTGGGCTGGATGTAAGTGGCCTGGCCAGCGCGGGGCGCGAGGTGGGCAAGCGCCTCAGAATCCAGTGTGCCGGCGCGTCCGCCAAGAGGGGCGGACCGAATCCCCACCCTCTCTGGGTCTTCCTGGACCTCATTCTCATCGATTCCCACTCCTGATCGCACATCCTGCCAACGCCAGGGAGCCTCTGCTCTCGGACCCCTGGCCATTTTCACAACCCTGGGTGATGTTTAGTGCTCTTTGTACAAAGCCTTCTCTCAGGGGTTCTGTGGGGCCTGGCACTTAGCTCATCACCCAGCCGCCCTCGGCTTTCCTCTCTCGCTTTTCTGGATCTCCTCCCAGGTGGGGTCTTTATCCTTTCCCAGACCACAGTCTTCCCTAAGAAGGattttcctgcttccttcccaGGCCCTTCTGGGGGTTTTACCTCCGGGGTTTCCCTGCCAGCTCCGGTTCTTTACCCCACGCCGGCACAGGTTCGCTCCCTCCGCTCTTGTAAGTCGGAGATATGGCGGGCCACCCGGCGCCTTCCTCTCCTACCCTCGCGGAGGCTCCGGCTGCGCGGAAGGCTGAGACTCTGGCTGCTGGATGCGCCCTCGATCTTCCAGAGGAGGGCAATGGGTCCCGGTGAGATTGGGAGGACCCCCGCCTAGGTTCCGCCGTCTTCCCGGGTGGCACGAAAAGCCGGCGAGTGTCTTCTACCAGGGACCAGCGGAATTCCTACTTCTGGTTCAAAtggggaagaggggaaaggggagtTGGACGGTTTGGGGGGCCGGGGCCAATCCCCGGACCTCAACACCACCCGCCATTGAGTTCTTTCCATTGTGTTTTCAGTCTctgttgtatttatttctgtgtctGAGTCTTTTTTGGTCTCTGACACCatttttctcttcacttcttACCACCACTCGGGTACTGTCCCCCTGACTCCCACTGCTGGGCGACCGAGAGGCTGCGGAGGTCCtggaggcggcggcggcagccGGGAGGCTGCGTGGAAGAGGCGGCAGCGGCAGCCAGGAGGCGGGGTTGGTTGTTATCTTTGGTTATCTAGCTGTATGAGTGGTGTGGAGTCTTCATAAAGCTAGATAACCGAAAGTAAAAATAACCCCATACACTGCGCAGAGGGGCCCAGGGAAAGCTGGTCTCACTGGCGGGCGGGGGAAGCCAGGCAGGAATCTAGAGCTTCGAGGACTGACCGCTGGGTAGGAAGCCAGAGGACCTGGCGGCCCACCGGCCTCGAGACTGCACTGGTCCCAGCGACTTCCCACTCCCAACCCCGGTCTATGCAGGTAGGAATCAGCGTCCCATTTTGATTTAGCGAGGTCAAATAGTCCCCCTCCACCTGCCAGGAATTGGGGAACAAGGAAGCCTCGTTGTGGTCCCTTGTGATGGGTCCCTGCTCAGGATGAGGCCTTTTCTGACAGACTAAACTGCTCCAAGGGACAAATGTGTTGAAATCCAGTTGCGGGGTCATTGGGACAGTTCCTGGGGCTCCTGGCCCAGGCCTCTCCAGTGAGTGGGAGCTGGAGCAGTTTCCCACAGGCTGTCATGGTTGCAGCTCAGGTAGGAGGATTTAGGGAATGTCGCCTGAGAACACTGGTCTTTGCTACTGATCAAGGGTGGTCTAGCCCAGCGGGGAGCTGAAAATTGGCAAAGTGGATATAGGACTGAATGTAGGGGTGGGCTTGCTCAAAAACAGGGTGGCTGGAGAAACTTTTACCCAACCAGGGTTCTGGGGCAGTGGAGTGCAGAGTCTCTCTCTGCTCCATTTCCATATTCTTTCCTCCTGCAGAACCAGGACCTGAGTCAGATGTCTTAAAAATCCCTCATGTTGCTTTGTCATTACTGGCCAAAGGGATTGAGTGGGGTCTTTCAGGACCAATCTCACGCTTAGAAATTGTCTCCAGGACCAAATAGCCTCAAGGAGCTCTGAGGAATTCAAACACAAAGGAATTTGTAGCTTAGTATCTGTGCTGCTGGAGAAAGCAAAGAATTAGAGAGATTAATCAGGGCCTTTCCTAAAAGAATCCATTTATCTGGCCTGAcctaaatattttaagcaaaagaGTGTTGAGGTGTAGTTAAAAGGAGAATGGTCTAGGTTCGCTTTGTAGAATAAAAGTAAATGTCTGGAAAGCCAGAAGTGGCCCTCCCCACCCATCCCCCACCGCCAGCAGTCCGGGGCACACTGCAGTAAGGAGTAATAAGCCGGCGGGAGAACTGGACAAAATGGCCCTGTACTGACTCCAGTTTCCTGTGTAAGCTTAAAATTTCCTCCCAAGATCCTATTTTATAGCTAGAAGATAGtgattaaattatatattatgtgGGAGGAATATTGGAGAATCGAAACTCAAAAGATTGGTCTTCAGGGAATGTGGGGTATGTATGTCTCCTTTTTATAGAGATTTGAAGGAAAGATGAGCCTTCATGGCTTCAGTAAGATCAGTGGCCTCTTACTTTCTCAGCCATTTGGAATTTGTGTTTTCTAGAGGTGGGCAGGGGGGAGATTGGCTTAGGAAGAAAGGGAGCAGGTTTTTGGCAGGGACTAATGATCCCTAACACTACCCCCTGGGCACTCAGTCTACCTGCCTTCCTGTAATGTAACACCACGAAGTAGCcattattaatcccattttacagatgaggaagcacaGGCTCAAATGAGTTGCTAATGTCACTTAGAGGTTTCAGACCCAAAGCTTTTTCTACCCAACTTGCCTGTGAGAAGAGCTGGAGAATGAGTGAGTAGGGAGAGTAATATGGGGCTGTatgagaagggagggaggtggggccagTGCACCACAGAAAGGGCCTGCTTGTGAGCAGAGGCTGGAAGCTGGGATGAGAGAAGGAGAAACATCAAGAAAAACAGGCTTCTTGTTTATTTTCCCTAAGCTTTCATGTAGCTTGCTGGAAACACGTGTGTAGGGTCTGCTCTAGGGCCCATCCATGTGAGACTTATTAGAACCTGTGTTATTAATCACAATGAGCAATGAGTTTATCTTATTATTGTTGTCTCTTGTTAGCACATTTGACCTACTGCAGGATCTCCAAAAGAGAATAGAGGAGGACCTAAGGGAACTGGTGGGTTGAGAGTTTACACCCTACTAAACTTGTACCTCAGTGAAAAGGGGGACTAAGGGCCAGGACGGGTGTGGGGGTGAGGCTTTGTGTCTGCCTCATGTGAGCATatggtgtgtgggtgtgggtgtgggtgtcaGGAGAGTGATGGTGACTGCGAGCTGTGTGTGTCTGCTTATGAAACTGGGTGGCGTGTGACCGGGTGGGCGCATATGCCTCTGTGGTGGGCAGGAGTCTTGGCTGTGAGATCAGGGATGCGTGGCTGTCTAGTTACAGATCCACTGTAGGAATAGACACATTCAGGATTTGGGGCTTTACCAAAAGCAGACATCGTGGTGACCCTTCTTCTATACTGGTTAGCACCTCACCGCCTTCCACTTGACCCAATAGGAGAACTAGTGGGCAGGGAGTAAGGGGAGGCTAGTTTGAAAGGGGCTGGGAAAGGCCTCACCAGTTACCAGTTAGGACACCTCCAGCCTGTATCAGTACACCTCTGCCTACATCTAAgatttttctctattcttcagATCTTGCTACATTATCTACAGTGTTTTTACTAGAAACCAAACTCTAAGctgatttctttatccatttctctCCTTAGCCCCTCATCCTAATACCCTCCTATTGGattctaagcccaggagtcgaaAGGcaattttttcctaaatattcgACTCAAATTTTGCATTATTACCCACACCCTCACACTGGGACAGACTTTTCCCCTAATTCCAGACagggaaaggttttttttttttttttttggagacagagcctcaagctgttgccctgggtagagtaccatggcatcacagctcacagcaacctcaaactcctggcctcaagcaattctcctgcctctgcctcccaagtagctgggactacaggcgcccgccacagtgcctggctagtttttggttgcagccgtcattgttatttggcgggcccgggctagatttaaacccgccagttcaggtgtatgtggctggtgccctagctgcttgagccacaggcgctgagccttttttttttttgcagtttttggctggggctgggtttgaacccaccacctctggtatatggggccagcaccctcctttaagccacaggcgctgcctggaaaAGGTCTTGTTTAAAGGTCCTTACAGCTATATAAGACACCATCATTTTACAGCTATGCAAATCTCTGGCACCTTGACTCAGATATTTGTATAATGGGGAAAAGAATTTATACCCTAAGGTTGTTAACATGCAGCAAAAGAAGTCTATATAAAAGATCTTATAATATGTCACGACACCCACGGGTAAGGAGTAATTTGTAGATTGCAGAAGAGTTAAAGGCTTGAGTTGGGAAATGCTGATAGCATAGTATTGATCTCAGAATGTAGAAAGGATGGCCtttggtggtattttttttttttgagtctcattttgtcaccctcagtagagtgctctggtgtcacagcccacagcagtctcaaactctggggcttaagtgattctcttgtctcagcctcttaaatagctggaactacaggtgcccaccacaacacccagctattttttgattgtagttgtcattgttgtttggcaggcccaggctggattcgaacccaccagctctggtgtatgtggctggtgccttagccgcttgagctacaggggccaagcctgTATCTTATCTCTTATGGTAAGAGTATTTACAACTGGTAAACTGACTTATGCTGATAGATTAATATGGCACGTGTAAATGGTAATTTTAGGTTTATGTCATTAAACTTTAACACTCCAAACAGAGCATACAGAAATCTCTTCATCACtgaatgacttttaaaaaggatgtcttctctttttttgcctCCCAAACCAACATCCCTGATCCCCAATGCTACTCCTAAAGTTGGTAACCCATCAGAGAAGCGCAGATCCTTCTGCATTCTTCTGTGTCTGGAAGTCCTTCCTGAAGTCTGCATATTCAAGGTTTGGAAGTTGGAAtctgatgtttattttttcaccTTCCTCCAATCCAATTTTCTGCTGACAGACtgatcttcccacctcccttcctttGCTTTGGGACctcagcaatctgggaggctatTGAACTGTGTCTTATTCAGAGGCTGGCTGTGCCAACTTCCCTGAGAGATAAATAAGTTTAGGTAAACACTTTAAAGTCACATGAGGGAAGGAGCCACAGAACTAAGAAAACACTCTTAGGGCTTTGAGGAAAGTGAAGAACAGGATTATGGAAGGAAGGGTGGGTGGGTGTATATTTAGGTAAGAAGGAGATAAGAGAAAAGGGGAACCCCTTCTCTGCTACCCAGGCTCTCCCAGGGCTAGAGTGACACCCCCTCCTTCTCCTGCCCTAATCCCCCATTAAGGCAGCTCTGAGTTTGTTATGACAGCGGCTGAAGGCGGCTGAATTGCAGTTTGCTGTGTCTGCTAATTGGACTGAAGGGTTGGAGTCTGGACACTGAAAGGGACCATTGTTGCTGTTTACCTTCCACAGCCACCTCTCTGGGGACCTTCTGGGTGAAGGAGAGCAGCACCCCCTCAAGGTCATTGCACCCattccctgtctctgcaaaagGGAGAGACAGTTTGTCATTGCCCTGGGTTGTTTGAGCTTCCACAAGAAGAGACAAGCCCAACACCTGAATTGGTCTCATCTCCTGGCCAAGCCCAGGGGCCGTCCAAGAACTCCTAGAGGGGGGCGCTATAGGttgtcttcctccttcctttcatttccttctttggGGATCCTACCTTGTCTCTTCCTCTAGCTCATCCCCTAACCCCTGCACCTTTTcttacctgcttttttctagACTAACAATTCTTAACTTGGGTATGCAGTAAGTCACCCGGGgagctttataaaaaaaatactgatatttAGGC is a genomic window containing:
- the LOC128595711 gene encoding uncharacterized protein LOC128595711 isoform X7 → MAGHPAPSSPTLAEAPAARKAETLAAGCALDLPEEGNGSRLRRSWRRRRQPGGCVEEAAAAARRRVGNPSEKRRSFCILLCLEVLPEVCIFKLAWGRWVHHHPPTLFLPRGLHSHIQHHGQLQADSPSLSWVEQA
- the LOC128595711 gene encoding uncharacterized protein LOC128595711 isoform X11, which translates into the protein MAGHPAPSSPTLAEAPAARKAETLAAGCALDLPEEGNGSRLRRSWRRRRQPGGCVEEAAAAARRRVGNPSEKRRSFCILLCLEVLPEVCIFKLAWGRWVHHHPPTLFLPRGLHSHIQHHGQLQADTPI
- the LOC128595711 gene encoding uncharacterized protein LOC128595711 isoform X9 — its product is MAGHPAPSSPTLAEAPAARKAETLAAGCALDLPEEGNGSRLRRSWRRRRQPGGCVEEAAAAARRRVGNPSEKRRSFCILLCLEVLPEVCIFKLAWGRWVHHHPPTLFLPRGLHSHIQHHGQLQAEVLSNV
- the LOC128595711 gene encoding uncharacterized protein LOC128595711 isoform X3, producing the protein MAGHPAPSSPTLAEAPAARKAETLAAGCALDLPEEGNGSRLRRSWRRRRQPGGCVEEAAAAARRRVGNPSEKRRSFCILLCLEVLPEVCIFKLAWGRWVHHHPPTLFLPRGLHSHIQHHGQLQATRKKNLLYLPVLRRLSGLTEGEAKL
- the LOC128595711 gene encoding uncharacterized protein LOC128595711 isoform X6 codes for the protein MAGHPAPSSPTLAEAPAARKAETLAAGCALDLPEEGNGSRLRRSWRRRRQPGGCVEEAAAAARRRVGNPSEKRRSFCILLCLEVLPEVCIFKQLAWGRWVHHHPPTLFLPRGLHSHIQHHGQLQADSPSLSWVEQA
- the LOC128595711 gene encoding uncharacterized protein LOC128595711 isoform X8, translated to MAGHPAPSSPTLAEAPAARKAETLAAGCALDLPEEGNGSRLRRSWRRRRQPGGCVEEAAAAARRRVGNPSEKRRSFCILLCLEVLPEVCIFKQLAWGRWVHHHPPTLFLPRGLHSHIQHHGQLQAEVLSNV
- the LOC128595711 gene encoding uncharacterized protein LOC128595711 isoform X10, translating into MAGHPAPSSPTLAEAPAARKAETLAAGCALDLPEEGNGSRLRRSWRRRRQPGGCVEEAAAAARRRVGNPSEKRRSFCILLCLEVLPEVCIFKQLAWGRWVHHHPPTLFLPRGLHSHIQHHGQLQADTPI
- the LOC128595711 gene encoding uncharacterized protein LOC128595711 isoform X13, translated to MAGHPAPSSPTLAEAPAARKAETLAAGCALDLPEEGNGSRLRRSWRRRRQPGGCVEEAAAAARRRVGNPSEKRRSFCILLCLEVLPEVCIFKTRKKNLLYLPVLRRLSGLTEGEAKL
- the LOC128595711 gene encoding uncharacterized protein LOC128595711 isoform X1, producing the protein MAGHPAPSSPTLAEAPAARKAETLAAGCALDLPEEGNGSRLRRSWRRRRQPGGCVEEAAAAARRRVGNPSEKRRSFCILLCLEVLPEVCIFKQLAWGRWVHHHPPTLFLPRGLHSHIQHHGQLQATRKKNLLYLPVLRRLSGLTEGEAKL